ACATCCCCATCATGAGCTATGCCGCAAAGTTTGCCTCGGCCTTCTACGGTCCGTTTCGCGAAGCGGCGGATTCGGCCCCCCAGTTCGGCGACCGTCGCGGCTACCAGATGGACGGAGCCAACGTCCGCGAAGCCATGCGCGAGATCGAACTCGATATTCGCGAAGGCGCGGACATGCTCCTGATGAAGCCCGCAGGCCCCTACCTCGACATTCTGCGCGCCGCCCGCGACCGCTTCGAGCTCCCCCTCGGCGCCTACCAGGTGAGCGGCGAGTACGCGATGCTCCACGCCGCCTTCGAACGCGGCTGGCTGGAACCGGAACGCGCCATGCTGGAATCGCTGCTCTCCATCCGCAGAGCAGGCGCGGACTTCATCGTCACCTACTTCGCAAAGGAAGCAGCAAAGCTAGTAGGCTAAACTCGCCTCGTGCCCCATTCTTTCGCAAGTTTTATCGCGAAAGGGTGGGGTCGCGCGGAGTGCACAAACCTGATCTTTACGGAGATCTGGAAGGGATGCGCGTCGCGCATAACCCACACAAGCGCGATGAAGCTGCGCTTGTATGGGGCACCCAGTTTCGTGGGTTCTTTACTTTTGTCATCCCGTAGTAGCAGCGAAGGATCTGCCTTTTTACAAACAAACTGAAAAACAAAATCCCGCCTATGATCCAAACCCTCTAACCAACGAGGTGTCTCCATGCCACACAGCTTCGGTAAACTCGCCTTCACACCCGCCGTCAAACAGCTCCAGGAACAGCATGGTAGCCGCCGCCAGTACGAGCGCATGGAATCCCAGGGTGTTCCGCAGGACAAGCTCACCTCCATGGAGATCGACTTCCTCCAGCAGCGCGACAGCTTCTACTGGGCGACCACGGGCTCTAATGGCTGGCCGTATCTCCAGCACCGCGGCGGTCCCAAAGGCTTCCTCAAAGTCATCGACGACCACACCCTCGCCTTTGCCGATTTCAGCGGAAACAAGCAGTACATCAGCACGGGCAATCTCCAGACGGACGATCGTGTCGCCCTCATCTTCGTCGACTATCCGCGCCAGGCACGCCTGAAGATCCTCGGCCACGCCCGCGCCGTCGAAGGGGATGAGGCGCGCGAGTGGATCACCCGCACCAAGGACACCCACTACCCGGCACGCATCGACCGTGTCTTCGTCATCCAGATCGAAGCCTACGACTGGAACTGCCCGCAGCACATCACACCGCGCTACACCGAGCAGGAGATCCAAAAGACGATGGAACCCATCAGGATTCAGATACAGAAGCTTGAATCGGAGAACGAATCGCTGCGCGAAGAGATCGCCCGCCTGCGTTCCAAGTGAAGCGTTAGGCCGACTGAATCTCGTCGAGTTCTGCAAAGAGTTCGGAGAGACTCACGCGAATAGGAGTTCCGGGAACTGTAAATTCGTCTTCCCGCAATTTCATAAGACCATCGCTGCTCGTGACCCAGGCGCGGCGAGAGATCGGATCGACAGCCCAGATAAAGGGCACGCCCATCTCCGTGTAATCGTCTGCGCGCTCCTGAAGAGAGGTCGGCGTATCACGCGGCGAGAGCACCTCGATACAGATCATTGGAGCCTCGCGTACGATCCCTTCCGCAGAGGCGGTCGCAGGCAAGACGCAAACGTCCGGGATACGAAATCTATCCTTCGAAACCTGCACGCGCTGTTCGACGAGCACCCGAATGTTCCATTCTTTCCGGTGATTGCGAAGGATGGTGGCAAAAGCAATTTGAATCAACGCATGCGGCTGCTCGCCCAAGTTCCGTTCCCTCACTTCGCCGTCGATGTAGTCGCGATCGGGCCGATAGCTCGTCGCCAGGTACTCGCTGACCGGAATGTGGGTTGCCGTCGCCATACAGGTACTCAGTATGACGCTGCATCAGGGAGATTCGTAATTTTCTTACGAAAATTCCTGTCGCACGTCCAAATCGGTAACCGAACACCCCCAGCCAGCTACCCACCCAGCGTCGTAGAATCGTTTTGCACATTCAAACATCAGTATTCATTGGTGGAAGAGGGAGTTTTCAGTGGCAGACACGATCTATGACCTCGTCGTAATCGGCGGTGGACCGGCGGGATATTCATGCGCGATTCGCGCTTCGCAGTATGGGCTTAAGACAGCGCTCATCGAAACCAGCGACAAGCTGGGTGGCACATGCCTCCACGTCGGCTGTGTTCCGACCAAGGCACTCCTGTTCTCAGCTGAGGTCTTCGACCACGCCAACGACGGCGCAAAGTACGGCATTGACGGCATCGACAAAGGCACCGTCAACTGGGGCCAGGTCCTGACACGCAAGCAGGGCATCATCGACAAACACGTCGGCGGCCTGAACTATCTGATGAAGAAGAACAAGATCACCGTCATCCGCGGCTACGGCCGCCTGACCGGACCGGCGAAGGACGGCGTCCACACCGTGGACGTGGACAACGCAGGCAAGAAGGAGCTGGTGAAGGGCAAGAAGCTCATCCTCGCCTCCGGGTCCGACGCGCGCATGATCCCCGGCTACAAGGCCAGCGACAAGATCCTCACCAACATCGAGATCCTCTCCATGAAGGACCTGCCGAAGTCGATCGTCTGCATCGGCTCCGGCGCGGTCGGTGTCGAGTTCGCTTCGATCATGAAGAGCTTCCACGCAGAAGTCACCATCATCGAGATGCTCGACCGCGTCGTGCCTGCTGAGGACGCCGAGATCTCGAAGGAGTTCCTGCGCCAGTACAAGAAAAAGGGCATCGACGTTCACGTCTCCGCCAAGGTCGACAAGATTGAAGAGACCAAGACCGGCGTGAAGGTCCACTTCACCAAATCCGACGGCACCGGCGAGATCAAGGAAGCCGACAAGGTCCTCGTCGCCGTGGGCCGCGCGCCGCGCACTTACGATGTCGGCATCGACAAGACGAAGATCAAGCTCGACCGCGGCTTCATCCACACCAATGAGTGGATGGAGACGGAAGAGCCCGGCATCTACGCCATCGGCGACATCGTCGCCGGCCTGCCGCAGCTCGCGCACTCCGGCTCCATGTGCGGAGCCGTCGCCGCCGCGCGCATCGCGGGCAAGTACGCCAAGCCGGTCACGCGCTACCGCGTCCCGGGCGCGACGTACTCCGAACCGCAGGTCGGCTCCGTCGGCATGACGGAAGCGGTTGCGAAGGAGAAGGGCTACGACGTGAAGGTGGGCAAGTTCCCGCTCGCCGGAAACTCCAAGGCCACGATCCTCGACGCACATGATGGCTTCGTCAAAGTCGTCGCGGATGCGAAGTACGGCGAGATCCTGGGCGTCCACATCATCGGCCCCTTCGCCACGGAACTCATCGCAGAAGCCGTCGTCGCCATGGACGCCGAGATGACCGTCGAAGAGATGATGACCGTCATCCACGCCCACCCCACCCTGAGCGAAAGCCTGCTGGATGGATTTAGTGCGGTGTATGGGATGGCTTTGAACGCTTAGTTTTATTTGATAGAAGAACGGCGCGGGGTCGATGACCTCCGCGCCGTTTTCTATTGATGGGATCTCACGTGACGCTACTCGTCTTCCGCTGTTAGATCAGGAAGAGGAAAGGACGTTCTTTCCTGACGTGGCATGTCGGATGAGCGGCACCTATTTCCTGTCCCGAAACGACAATCGCATACAGGACACTTGATGCCGCGGAAAAATGGAAGATAAAAGGAATAGCGAACTAATGAGATTGTCATCGTGCCGGCTTGAGCGCGGCCCAATCCAGAAGGGCCGCTAGAGCCGGGCATAATGATTGCCCGTAGTTGGTCAGGCCATACTCGACCTTCGGTGGAACCTGCGGATAAACAGTGCGATAGACGAGCCCGTCGTCCTCGAGGGCTCGGAGCTGCTGCACCAGGACCTTCTGCGACACGGCTGGAATCGCTCTTTCCAGTTCGGAGAAACGCCAAACAGGAACAGCAAAAAGCCGGGACAGGATGACGACTTTCCATCGTCCTTCAAGGGACCGAAGAGCAGCTTCCACTTCGAGTGCACAGACGCCGTCGCCAGGAAACCGCGATGGCTTCGATTTTGCACTTACTTTTTTGTGTGTACCTAATAAATTTGTGCGTACTTCCATAATTGGAATATACCGCATACCCTCGCGATAGAGGTATCTATGTCCCTAAAAATTGAAGAGCAGATTGGCGCACTCGCTGCGAAGACTGAGATTTGTGAGGTCCTCACTCGTTACATCCGAGCTGTCGACCGCGTAGATGAGCAATCACTGAGCGCCACGTTTCACACAGGAGCAGCTATCGCTCAAGGCGGTTATGTGATGCCAGCGGAGCAGTTCATACCTATCGTCGTGGGATTGCTCCGTGAGCTTGAATCGACTCACCACCAACTCAGCCCTCCGTTGATCGAATTGCGGGGTGACACGGCTTTTGTGGAGAGCTACTTTACCGGCTTTCACCGCCTCGGGCCGAACGGTTGGTCACCCTTCCCAGACGCAAAGCCGAGTGAAGACATCTTCATTGGCGGACGGTATATCGACCGGTTTGAACGACGAGATGGTCTCTGGGCGATTACTGATCGTCAATCACCTCGCGATTGGATTCGTTACGAAACTGCAGCTGACCGAGGCGGTATGGCAGATCCCCCCAATCCCCGATCATTTCGCAGCAAACATGACCCCGCCTACCAGCGATAGCTAGTCCGAAAGAGAGCACATGAAAAAGATTGGTGTTGGAATTATTGGCGCAAGCCCGCTTCATCCTGGATGGGCGGTCGCCGCTCACATTCCTGCTTTGCGGGCGTTACCACAGTACGAATTGCGAGCAGTCAGCACGAGCCGCAGAGATTCAGCCGAGGCGGCCCGAGAAGCTTTTCAAGTCAGCGCTTATGACAACCACAGGGATCTGATCCATGATCCCAATGTTGATCTTGTGGTCGTCTCCGTAAAGGTGACAGATCACCTGGAGTTGGTCTCGGATGCTCTCGCCGTGGGAAAAATGGTCTTCAGCGAATGGCCACTTGGGGTCAACCTTTCAGAAGCTCTCGACCTGGAATCCAAGGCGGTCAAGGCAGGAGTAAGGACGCTGATCGGCCTTCAAGGGCGATTTGCTCCAGAGATTCAGCACGCGCGTAATTTGATCGCCCAAGGCTACATAGGTGACGTCCTCTCCGCGAGTCTCGTATGTTCTGGAATCTCCTGGGGAGGTACTACTCCCAGAAGCAGCGCATACCTGTTTAATGAAGCGACGGGCGCAACTCCTCTCACGGTTCCACTGTTGCACACGCTGGATACACTTGCTGAGATTCTTGGAGAGTTCAAGACCGTCTCGGTGACATCCGCACTGCGACGGAAGACGGTGAAGGTTGTCGACGATAGTTCGGACCTTGCCGTGACAACGCCAGATCAGGTCAGCTTCAACGGTTTGCTTGAAAGCGGCGGTCTCGTATCCGTTTTCTTCCGAGGCGGGTCGACACGAGGCGACAATCTCTACTTCCAGATCAACGGCAGCGAGGGAGATCTTGTCTTTCAATCTGCGATTGGCAACATCCAGGTGGCTAGTCTGCGGCTTCAAGGCGGCGCGGGAGCCGAGACGGACCTCGCCGATCTCATAGTGCCGGACGATCTGAAGTCGAAGTTTCCGGGTATTCCGACAGGTTTCGGTTCCAACGTGGCACGTTTATACGCGCAATTTGCAGCAGACATTGAGGACGGAACAAAAATCGCTCCGGACTTCGGCTACGCTGTCCGCCGCCACCGTCTGATCGTGCAGATGCAGGAGTCAGCACTCAGGGGGTGTGTCATCGAATGCAAGTAGTTTCATCGCTGGCTAACGAGGTCCGGGGCAAGAAAGCTCGCGAAGGTCGCGCGATCATTCACCTGTTCGTTCGCTGCTTTCCACCCTGCTTTTGCAGTTCCAGTCAAAAGAAATGCGATGGAAGCGAAGAGCAGCAGGCTTCTCGGTAGACGGGCATGGGAGATGCTCGTTCCTTCGTGATCGCGGATTTGCTCAAGCATTTGCGCTCAAGAATAATCGATTGCGGATGCAGCGAACGGATTCTTTGACGAGGCACCTCCTATCATCAGTGGACAACCTGGAGTATCGAATGCAAAATCTCTCTCTCGACGCGATCCATCTTTTATCCGAGTCGCCCAGTGATCGGAAGTACGACAATCATCCCGTAGCTACGGTGAATGACCACGTGGTTCGACTCGCGACCATGACCGAGGCCTACCACTGGCACTGCCATCCTGACTCCGATGAGACGTTCCTCGCGCTGGAGGGCGGCCTCTTCATTGATCTGGACGATCGAACCGTCGAGCTTCAGCCGGGCAGCCTGTTCACCGTGGAGAAAGGTGTTCGTCATCGTACGAGACCGATCGGTGCGCGTTCGGTCAACCTCACCTTCGAGCGCGCGGATGCCGCAAGCGAGACGCTTGCGGCACCGGGCGAGTAGCGGGACAGGCTAAGAGGCCTTCAGAGCGTCCGCAACGGCCTCTGCGAGACCCGTTGTCTTGCGACCGATAAGGCGGCTCAGCGTGTGTGTCTGGTCGTCGAGGCCGCCGTCAGCAGCCTTTGCCTCACCATCCGCGATGATCTTCGCAGCTTCCGGTGGCAGAAAGTTTGCGAGGATCTTCTCGTATTCGGCTTCCGGAAGGTCATGGTATCCGATGGCTTTACCGGTCTGTTTGCTGACCTCTGCGGCGAGTTCAGCGCGTGTGAAGGGGGTATCGCCGCCAAGCTCGTAGACCTTGTTTTCGTGACCCGCGCCGGTAAGCACCGCTGCGGCTGCTGCGGCGTAGTCCGCGCGGGTTGCCGCGGCAAAGCGCCCGTCCTTCGAGGCTCCGATGAACGCTCCCTGCTGGAGCGCGGGCGCAATCCCGGCGGTCAGATTCTCAACGTACCAGCCGTTGCGCAACAGCGTGAACGGGATGCCGCTCGCTTGAAGAGATTGCTCGGTGGCGAGGTGGTCCTCCGCAAGCAGGAGCCTGGAGGTATCCGCGCGTAGAAGGCTCGTGTAGGCGAGGAGCTGCACACCGGCAGCCTTCGCGGCGTCGATCACGGCTTTATGCTGAGCGACACGCGGCCCAACTTCAGTGCCTGAGATAAGCAGCAACTTCGTGACGCCCGCAAAAGCGGTGGTGAGGGTTTCCGGGCGGGAGTAATTGGCTTCGCGTATCTGGATCCCTTTTGCCGCGAGCGTTGTGGCTTTTGCTGTTGTGCGGACGGCGGCGATGATCTGGTCTGCTGGAACTGTCTTGAGCAAAGCTTCGATAACGAGTGTTCCGAGTTGGCCGGTGGCTCCGGTAATGGCGATCATGACATCTCTCCTTTTCCGTCGGTTGGACGGAATAAAACAAGCGTAGTCCTTGTGCTTACTTTGCGTAAGTACATACCTGGAGGTAAGCTATATCCATGCCGTGGCCAAAGAGTACGAAGACGACCCGTATCCGGAAGGGAAATCTGTTTGCCTCCAATTGTCCGACGCGCAACGTCCTGGATGATGTCACTTCTCGCTGGGGATCGCTCGTGTTGGTGCTCCTGCTGGAAAGCAGCTATCGTTTCAGCGAACTGGCCTACCTGATTGGCGGCGTCAGTGAAAAGATGCTGGCGCAGACGTTGCGGGCGCTGGAAGAAGACGGATTCGTGCTGCGTACCGTCCACGCGACGAAGCCGCCGAAGGTCGAATACAGCCTGACGGCCTTTGGCAGGGAGCTGGCGGAACGCATGCAGGCACTGACCTCCTATATCGAGGGAAATGTCGCGCGCGTCATGGCGAACCGGGCGAGCGCAGCGAAGAAGATCGCATAAATCCTCCGACTGCAGAGAGTTCAGGCGCGAAAGGAGAGTACGGTGCTATCCGCAGTCAATCGAAGCTACAGGTCTTTTTCGATCAGGATGAGGCTGTAGTCTCTGTCTACTCGGTCCCGATGAACACCCGCAATCTCGCCAACGACTCGGAAACCATAACGCTTATAGCGTTCCAACAGATCGGGCCGAAGATTCATCACGCTGCCCTCAATCAACCGGCAGCCGTGTTGCTTGCAAAACTGTTCGCCCGCGTGAATCAGTTGCTTTCCCATGCCGCTCCGGCGATTTTTGGGATTGACCACTAATAGACCCAGGTAGCCTCTTCCTTCTTTTCGGATCTCCGCATAGATCACGCCTGAAGTCTCTCCCTCCTCCTCGATCAAAAGAAAATGACCGATTTCCAGGAAATGTGCGATCTCTTCCATGTTGGTCCGGCTCTCGGTGATAAATGGATTCTCATCCTTAAAAGCCTGGTTGATAAAAGAGACCAACAAAGACAGATCCTGCTTCGTGGCAATGCGAGAAAAGAGTTGAGGCGATAATTCTACTTGCATGAATGTTTGAGTTGTCACACAACGTCCTCAATAAGTGATTTGTATACCTTGACCTCTGTTTTGCAGGAGAATGCCCATGTGGCGAAGTCATCCCCGGTGAGGTCGAGTGGATTTCTGATCTTTGTAGATAGCATCTAGTCGTTCTCAACCATGGTGGGCTGGCGGGAACCCTTTGCGTAGTAGGCCGCAACCAGGATGCCCGACCACAACAGAATGATGATGAAGGTGACCCTTGTTTGGCCATTGGTTGCGACCAGCAGCGCGACCAGCGCAATTAAGAAAAGAATTGCCCAGTTTGTGTATGGGGCCCCCGGCAGCCGGAAGCTTCCTCGTGAGATCGAGCCTTTTGCAAGCCTTCTGCAATAGCTCAGATGGCACAGCATGATCGAGGCCCAGACCCAAAGCACGATCCAGACTACGGTCGAAAGAAGATAGCCAAAGATCTTGTCAGGCATCAGGTAATTCAACACAACTCCCAACATCAAAACGGCGCCGGAGAGCGTCACGGAGAGGTACGGAATCTTCCGGCGATTCAAGGCCTGAAATCGTGCCGGCGCGGCACCTGATAAAGCCATTGCATGAAGAAGTCGGCTGCTTCCATACAGAATGGTGTTGCTCGACGAGAAGAATGCACTGATCGCTACGAAGGTCACAGTCCCTGCGGCCCAGACGAAGCCCGTCTGCTTCAGCACGGATACAAAAGGGCTCTCTTTCGGATCGAGACTGTTCCATGGATGCAAGATCATGACTATGGCGAGAGAGCCGACATAAAACAGCATGATTCGAAAGAAGACGCCGTTGATCGCCCGCGGCAGAGTGTACTCGGGCCTGTCAGTCTCAGCCGCTGCAAGCCCGATCACTTCCGTTCCACCGAACGAGAAGATGACGACCGGCAATGCGGCAAGCAGTCCTGAGAAGCCCTTGGGAAGAATGCCTCCATGTTGCCAGAGATTGGCGACATGGGCCTGTGCACCGACATCGCCGATCTTGAAGACCAGAATCGCCAAGCCAGACAAAAGTATGGCGACGATGGTGACGACCTTGATCATGGACAGCCAGTACTCTGATTCACCGAAAGACTTCACCGTGCGCATGTTGATGGCGTAGAGCATCACTGTGGCGCAGAGTGCTGGAAGCCATTGTGGAATGCCGGGATACCAGCGGTGCAGAAGAAGCCCGATGCCTGTGATCTCCGCAATTCCTACCAGCAGAAAGGCCAGCCAGTACATCCAGCCGGTCATAAAACCGGCAAGGGGACCAATGAAGCGGACGGTGTAGGCGGCAAAGGATCCAGGGGAAGGATGGGCAAGCGTCAACTCACCGAGAGCGCGCATGACGAGATAAATCATTCCGCCAGCGATGAGATAAGCAATCAAAAGCGCTGGTCCAGTCTGCCCGATGGCAGCTCCCGAACCCAAAAAGAACCCCGCACCGATTGCGCCTCCAAGCGCCATCAGCTGGAGATGTCGATTTTTAAGGCTATGAGATATCTGGTCCCCTGCATGCGGGGGACTTGCCGCTGAAACTCTTTCCATTGTTATGGAACACTTCAGGGCAGTTAATTATTCCAAAAATTATTGGATTGCGCAAAATAGCACTCATTTAGAAGCAAGCAATCTGCGTGCGCAACCCGCAAGCTTCAATGTCTGTCGAATTGAGGATGGCCTTGCCGGGCGGCGTGTCTTTTATGTCCTCAGTAGTTTTGCCACGTGAAATCGGTTTTCGATCCGGCTAATTTCTGAAATAAGTCCGATTTTTCTTGATTCTGAGCCCGTCGGAGTATGCAACGACAGAAGCTATCGGGAGTATTATTTCCGCGCAGTAAAAGTCATCCTCCGTGGAGGTCTCCAATGAAGACTGTAACCGTACGTGTACCGGAATCACTGAACCTGGAAAGCTGTCAGAAAGTCTTGGCGTCCGTGTTGGGAAAGGTCGGGCATCCAACCTGCTACTCGGGTTTCAATATTAACTTTCAAAATGTCGTCGACCCGGCGGAACATCTGCTGACGGTGGAGAAGGGTAGCCTGAAGATCTCAGAGATCGGCAGATAGTTCTCCATGGCGTTTCAGCCACCCAGGCTGGGCCCGGGAGCGGTGTATCAGCGTTCTCTCGACGCGGTCTTCCGATCGCACCCCGATCTGATCCGGGTCGCAGAGATTGAGCCGCAGACCCTGTGGACCAAAAGCAGTGCTGCGGGCTCATTGCCTCGCGGCAGCCCCGGAGAACTGCGCCATCTCTCGGCGTTGCCGCAGAGGCTGCTGACGCATGGAGTCGGCTGTCCCATCGGCGGCTTGCACTGCGACGAGCGGCAGGCGCCCGAGTTTCGTCTGTGGAATGAAGCGCTGCAAGTGCCGTGGACCAGCGAACATCTCAGCATCTTCCACGTCCGTGGTGCGCACGGTCCGCAGCCCTGCGGGTTTCTGATGCCACCGCTGCAAACGGAGGTGCAGGTTCAGCTTGCCGCAACGAACATCGTCCGCCGCACAACGGCGTTGGGCCTGCCCTTCGCCTTTGAAACAGGTGTGAACTACTTCGCGCCGCGCCACTGCGAGATGCCGGACGGTGAGTTTTTCACGGCGGTCGCCGAAGCTGCGGACTGCGGCATCCTGCTCGACCTGGCCAACCTGATGGCAAACGAGAGGAACGGGCGCGCGACAGTCAGAGACGTTGTGCGCAGCCTTCCTCCGGAACGCATCTGGGAGGTGCATCTCGCGGGACTGGAGTTCGCTCACGGTCACTGGCTGGATGCGCATGCTGGGGGAATCGATGAGGATGTGATCGCCATTGCCGCCGAGGTCGTTGCCAGTCTCCCGAACCTGGGAGCACTCGTCTTCGAGATCTCTCCGGATCGCCTTGCGAACTTTGGAGAGAAAGGATTTCTGCGGGAGATGGAGAAGCTTCATCGACTGTGGGAGAAGAACCGGACCGTCCCTGCAGCGAAGGCAAGCCCACAAACACTGTGGGTGAGTTCCTCCTCTCCATCGCCGGAGTCATGGGAGAAGCTCATCGCCGCCCGCATGTTGCCGACGGACGACCAGTCTCATGATGGTATCGACCGTTCGTATCTCCAACCCTCGGATGAGCGGAGCTTCTCGCTGTACACCTGTCTGGCTGCCTCGTTCCGCACCGGTGCCATTGCGGAGCTTCTCGAACACTCCACGCGCTTGCTTCTGCTCGGTCTGGGCGAGACGGCGCTGCGCGCTCTGATGGACCGGTATGTCGCGGACACACCGCCGGTGGCGTTCCCAACGGATGAGGTCCTCAGCTTTCGACGGTACCTGCAAACGCATCCAGTCCCGGTCCCAGGGCTTGAAGATGTGTTGAACTTCGAATCGACCTTGGTCGAAGCCGCAGTCGACAACGCGACTCTCCGTGTAGAGCTATCGCGCGATATCGATGCGCTGCTCGGTGACATCGCCATGGGCAGGCTCCCGGAACCCTCCTCGGATTGTCCCGGAGCAGTCCTGGAGATCGGCGTCGATCCCGCGCCGTTCGTTCGCATGTTGCATTAGCGATTGTCAGCCGAGAAAGGACTACTTACGAATAACTTCTGTCCATTTCGTCTTTTGCCGCCATCCCTATGAAATTGCTCTCCGCGCTTCAATTATTGGTTTCGCGCTCCGGTGCTGGGCGCGCGGAAAGCATGATAGCGAACGCGCACTGATTGAAGGCCTTATAGTGACTCGAGTATTAAGGAGTACACGGATTTGGGGAGCCTGGCGGTAGTGAAGGGGCCTTTGAATTGGCATTTCTCAGCCACGCGCAGAGTGATGGCGATATGCGAGAAGCTCGCCACCACTCCACATAGGCCCAAGAACTTGAATCTCCTCGCGCATGCTCAAGATTCGCACCCTCGACGTGCGCTCCATTGACTGTTGCATGAGTAAGATCTGCATTTCCGAGATTCGTATTTTCGAGATGAGCGTCTGTCAGGTCAGCATTCGTAAAGTCAACAGAATACATATAGGCATTCGAGAAATAGGCCCTTGGCAAAGTAACGTCTCGAAAGTCGACCATACCGTTGTCGTCATAGAACAGAATGACGCTACGCATATCGACGGCGTAGTTTTTCGATGCCCCTAGTGGCTGGATGTGCTTTTTCCATAGGTCG
This genomic stretch from Terriglobus saanensis SP1PR4 harbors:
- a CDS encoding DUF692 family multinuclear iron-containing protein — translated: MAFQPPRLGPGAVYQRSLDAVFRSHPDLIRVAEIEPQTLWTKSSAAGSLPRGSPGELRHLSALPQRLLTHGVGCPIGGLHCDERQAPEFRLWNEALQVPWTSEHLSIFHVRGAHGPQPCGFLMPPLQTEVQVQLAATNIVRRTTALGLPFAFETGVNYFAPRHCEMPDGEFFTAVAEAADCGILLDLANLMANERNGRATVRDVVRSLPPERIWEVHLAGLEFAHGHWLDAHAGGIDEDVIAIAAEVVASLPNLGALVFEISPDRLANFGEKGFLREMEKLHRLWEKNRTVPAAKASPQTLWVSSSSPSPESWEKLIAARMLPTDDQSHDGIDRSYLQPSDERSFSLYTCLAASFRTGAIAELLEHSTRLLLLGLGETALRALMDRYVADTPPVAFPTDEVLSFRRYLQTHPVPVPGLEDVLNFESTLVEAAVDNATLRVELSRDIDALLGDIAMGRLPEPSSDCPGAVLEIGVDPAPFVRMLH